TCATCATCACATGAAAAGCGGCTTCGGGGGTTTCTTACACCCGAAGCCGCTTCTTATTTACGCTTAAAGCTCACCGTATTCAGCGATACACTGCCAAATGCTCATTTAGCTCTCGCGTGTGCAAGTAAACTTCACGATACAGCTCGTATAGACCTTCATACTGTGCCACACGGTCCGGGTTCGGCGAATATCTCGCTGCTTCATGCAGAAATGCTTCAGCACACGCTTGCAGAGATTCAAACCAGCCACTACCATAAGCAGCCAGCATGGCCGCCCCCAAGGCAGGTCCCTGCTCGCTTTCCAGCTTGATGATATCCGCGTTAAAAATATCTGCCTGCATTTGCAGCCATGCCTCATTACGCGCACCGCCGCCGATGGAAATCACTTCATTCACCGTTTTGCCCGTCCCTCTAAGAATATCTATAGATTCCTTGAGCGAAAACGTTATTCCTTCCAGTACCGCTCGTGTAAAATGCGCAAGCTTATGTCCCGCATCCATCCCGATAAAGCTGCCTCGAATGGTTGCATCCGGATGAGGTGTACGTTCGCCAACGATATAAGGCGTGAACAGCAGCCCTTGGCTGCCCGGCTCAATAGAATTCACATCTGCCAATAGTGCATCAAAAGAATGCTCTGGTGCAAAGGTATCCTTAAACCAAGTCAAGCTGTATCCGGCCGCGAGCGTAACCCCCATAATATAATAAGCATCCTGCTCACTATGATTAAAAAAATGCGCCCGCCCCTGCACATCAATATCCTTGCGTTCCTCATAAGAAAGTACAACCCCTGAGGTGCCGATGCTGCATAGGGTGCGGCCTTCACTCAAAATGCCGGCACCAATCGCGCCACATGCGTTGTCCGCACCACCTGCAAAGACCTTCGTTTCAGGCGAAAGCCCGATCTGCT
The Paenibacillus peoriae DNA segment above includes these coding regions:
- the xylB gene encoding xylulokinase, with the translated sequence MQEKLNQEQERYVIGVDLGTSAVKTVLVNLKGQVAYETSQSYPLHQPKAGYSEQHPEDWVSGTLASLKQLVEKAGIGGTDAVDGISFSGQMHGLVLTDKEGQVLRPAILWNDTRTTAQCRRIEEQLGSDLLNIARNRALEGFTLPKLLWVQEHEPDVLARAAHFMLPKDYVRYCLTGELATEYSDAAGTLLLDIANKQWSEEIAAAFDLPLSLFPPLVESFDQTGTLLPEIAKQIGLSPETKVFAGGADNACGAIGAGILSEGRTLCSIGTSGVVLSYEERKDIDVQGRAHFFNHSEQDAYYIMGVTLAAGYSLTWFKDTFAPEHSFDALLADVNSIEPGSQGLLFTPYIVGERTPHPDATIRGSFIGMDAGHKLAHFTRAVLEGITFSLKESIDILRGTGKTVNEVISIGGGARNEAWLQMQADIFNADIIKLESEQGPALGAAMLAAYGSGWFESLQACAEAFLHEAARYSPNPDRVAQYEGLYELYREVYLHTRELNEHLAVYR